The Brachypodium distachyon strain Bd21 chromosome 4, Brachypodium_distachyon_v3.0, whole genome shotgun sequence nucleotide sequence AGCACAATTGGAAACCATCCACTTCCTTCCTTCAATGGTGATCCATGCTATAAAAGCTTTTGCTCATCCTGCTTAAAAAAAGATTTAAAAATCTATTATGATTTTGCACAGCTAACAAGAAGATAACACATAGCATGTGCATAGCTGCAGCAATTAGCATAGTACTTCCACCAACTAATAGAATGCATATGTGTAAAGCAACCGAGAATGTAACTCACATCTGTAAGATGAATAACGAAGGTAACATTCTAATCATGTACGCATGTATCAGTACGTGTGTATCCCCATGTTCAACAGAGCCAGCATGATCAGCTCTCTATAAGAATGCTCAGAATCCTTTGAAAATAGATTAAGAATTTCATTGACGGCACAGACCAGTATCATGTAGCCACAACAACAATTTGAGCCCCCGTCTCATGAGTTGCCTGTGGCGACTCACGGGGCGATCCCCAAACCCTAACTAGAACCTCcaccccctcctccctcctcgccgccgctgcgcgcCGGTgctccgctcctcctccttctgtcggggctggcgctgctgctcctctcccGCGGCGGCCAGCGCCTCTGCTCTTCCTCGGGCTGACGCTGCTGCTTCTCCTCTGGCGGGGTCTGTCCCCTCTGCTCCTCCCGTCGACAGCGGCATGATGTGTGCGGCGCGGCACGCGGCCGGTCGCGCCTGGTGGCGTGGTCCCTGCTGGTCTGGCCGGCTGCCCTTTCGAGTGGGGATCTGCAGGCGCCTTCTCTACTTCGATGGTGTGGTTCTCGCTTCCTAGGGCGGTGCAGATCTCCGGCTTTCCACTACTTCCTTGTCTCCGCCTCTTCCTCGATTGGGGCACCTGGGGTCGGTGGTCAGGGGCCGGGTGAAATCCCTGCCCGGCAacgtccggcgccgacgacgacgacgcctgCGGGCGCCGTtacctccttggaggcgttgtcGTGGCCCCTGACCAttccttctccctcctctcgGGCTCCGCGAGAAACCTTAGGTTCGGCTTGCCATGGCTCCGAActaggcagcggcggcagcaccTTGCTGACTTTTCCTCCTTGGAGGCGCTGCCTTGGTTGCCTGTGGAGTCCTCGGGTGTGGCGGCTTGAGATGGCAGCCTCTCTGCTCTCAGCCGCGGGGCTTGGTGGTGGCGCGATATCGGTGTTGATGCTCTGCTCCGGGCGGCGTTGGACTTCTGGGGCGCGATGTTCGTCGCTGTCGGTTCCTTAGATGCCTTTTCCCTAATTCCTGCCTGGTCATTCCTCTACTTGCCAACCGGGGCTGATCTGCTTCCACATCGGCCTCCCTTCTTAGGCGTTTTGGTGGCGGGGTGGCCGGGGCGGTCTTGGTGTCATCGCAGATTGGAGTTCCCTGCAGCTGTCTTGAAGCGGTCTTCGAAGTCTCGTGCTCTGCTTCTTCGCCCTAGGGCAGGGGGTTGGGCAAGGCGAGTCCAATGTCATTGGTTGAAGCTTGGTGGTGTCTCTTTAACTTGCTTTGATCCCAGGCTGGCTTTTGGTCTACCGTTGTAGGTTCAGGCTAGCTAGGGCTCCGTCTTATGTCGTCCGGTGAGGACGGTCgggttcttttcttcttggcCTCGCCGTTGGCGGGTGCAGTGCATATGTTGTATCCCTTGTAAATTTTGGTTACTCGcgttttctttgtgtttttttcttaatgaaaatgacacgctTCCgggcgtgttcgagaaaaaaaacaatttgagCTCTAGACCGTGAAATATCATTATCATCCTCTGCAACCATCACTATCATGGAATACTTTTCGATGAAGGAATGTGGCATAAAAGGAGCTTCAGAATAAATTGGACAGGAGAAACAGGGAAATGCTCTCTTGCACTGGGCGACGACCGCACCTGATATCTGAGCCGTCCAGCGCAACCTCGCGATTCTAATTCCTATGTATACCTGGTATTTCAACATTATTCGTCGGTATTGCCCAAAAACTGCAGAACTCGGTGGGGCCCATCACGTGGGGCTGTCGCTGCCCACTCCCTCCTATCTCTTTCTCTGCCTCAAAACAGTCCGGTCCCACAACCCAACCTCCCTTGCTATCAGTCCATGGCCGGCCATCTCTCTCCGCCACCCCCGAGCTCGCATCCGGCCATCTCATCCTCCCGAGCTCGCTTCGTTTCCTAGAATCTCATCAGTCCGAGCTAGCTTCGCTTCTGCCGAGGAGGACCGGAGCTCCGAGGCCATGTGCTCCAAGGCCTCCATGGCCAAGACCAGGCGCCCTCGCTGCCTTGGCCACCTGCGCACACGTTCTGGATCCGAACCGAAGGCGCGGAGAGAATCCCGACCGGCGGCGTTGCCCCGTGGCCTCGAGCTCGAAGTCGCCTGCAGCTTCGCCGGTCGCCGTGGGCGTCGATTCTGTCTTCGGCACCACCACGAGGAGCCTCCGGGATTCCACCTCCGCCGGGATTCCTTTACTATCTCGCCTCGTGctaggagagagaagaggaggggatTCGTCGTGCTCGGATGGGATTCGGCAGATTCGTGAGGATTCGTGGCTGATTCGTGGCGGCGAACTCCGGGGAttcgtggcggcggcggccggcacgGGGAAGAACTTGGGGAGGCCTTTGAACTCCGCCGCCTGGAGATGGAGAACGCCACCGCCGTTCTGGATTCGGGATGCGCTGCCGTTCACATCCTCGCCGCCACTAACTTCAAACGAGGGACGGCGGCGACCTGCCGGACACGGGGAAGATGGGGTTGTGGCGCTGCGCCGGTCGGGAGAGAGGGGGACGGAGAGATGTGGTGTTTGCAGGGGGCAGGTCTAATAAATGCTTGCGGGGCCTACCTCATTGTATATGGCAGTGTATAGAAGATGTATTTGGAATAAACATTTAATGGCACATATCCCGAAACACGATCCCACGGACCAGATATAGGGTGCGATTGCCACCGAGTGCAAAAAATCCGCGTTACATAAAAGATATTGTACAAAAGGATGGTTTATCTGTTACTAATAAATAATATATAGACACCTTGAAAGGGTACCGTGTCCTCTTGTGTTGTATCAAAGACAGCCTATTAAAATAACTCTCTGCTAATTCTAGATATGTGTGACAATAAATTTCAGTGACCTAAAACAAGGCCTGATGAGATGCAAATACTATCATCTAAGTACGGTTAGCCCAAAAGGCCAAAACCAGCCTCTAAGCACTGAGAGACAGACTTCGATTACCAACACACACCTAAACATTGCATATTCAAGCATGTGCATGAATAAAACTTCTCCATTTAACCTCGCTAACTCTATGTGCAACGTTTATGTTGCTAACGTCGCCATGAGCCATTGTCTTACTACTAAACTGTATAAGCAACCATCAAGctacttttaaaaaaaagcaaccaTCAAGCTTGTCCACATTTGTTGTGCATAGCAGTAAACAACTTTGCCACTATGGAAATAGTCTTTTGCCATCCAGAAAGCATCTGCATCGCAGATGCCAATTGCCATGAAGAATATTCCATTCATGAAATTGAAATGAACACATTGTGTGAAAACAAACAATATTGACATTTCCTTGGTGTTGTACGAGTTCAGAAACTGCGTGATTTCAAATAGCATAATATCAAATATTTAGGAGACCACATATTTTCAAGATGAAATGCACGAAAGAAACATGGTGCCCGCTCAAATCTAGTTTAATAAACCTCCAAACTTAGTGGGAGACAGAGCTGCAGCACAGTAATTAATTTTATCTGATTGATATTGTGGAGCTAATTTTACAGACTGGAAACTTGACGCTAACTGGAAACAAATTTGGGCACCATGCCTGGCACTTATTTTCCAGTGCGGAATAATCTCACATCAACTCAAATGTCCAGATAGATCATCAAGGTACCATTACACAATTAATGCACCCTCCGCAAAAACATCACATCAACTAATCCCGTTCCAATTGAACTATACAACCAAATCGAAAACCATAGACTAAGCAATTGTAGCAGAACAGCAAAAACATAACAGCCATGAAACGGAAAATTATGGACGTTTGGATTACCTATGCCAGGGAGCAGTGAGTCTGGAACGTGAGTTCAGCGCCAGAGACGGCGCTGCAAATCGAAGACGTACCGGAGGAAACCTGGCCATGCCCAACACGGTGGTGCGCTCCTTCCACCCTTGGATCGTTTAGGGGTTTACGATTGTAAGGCGAAGGCCTCGTCGACCATGACTTATGTGATGGGTTCGTTgtatggaaaacaaaaaaattccaacgagaagtgcggaagaaacccaagatcatatctactagatgtaagtaacgagatggattatgagcatcataccctcgtagaccacaaagcgttatgatcacgggatcgttgttggcgtagtggaactttcgatgagatcaatctcagtgccgaaccgacggcacctccttggtatccacacgttcagcttcacgtcgtccataatggttcccacatattacatgaagatctcatcggttgaaccacgatgtcgaggattcaattaatccggtatccaattccatttgtctcgcgatatattacttgcccgagatttgatcgtcggtatcaccatacctagttcaatcttgttaccggcaagttctctttactcgtactGCAATATAATATCTctgtgactaaacacattagtcacatgtttgcaagctcattaggatgttatattaccgagaggcccagagatatctctccgtcacatgaAGTGATAAATcacagtcttgatccatacaacccaacaaacaccttccgagatacctaaagaacacctttatgatcacccagttacgagatgtcGGTTAttgtccacaaagtattcttccggtactagggagtggcatgatctaaTGGTCTAAGAAAAtgacttgacataataaaagcattagtagtttaaacttaagtgacacgatcaaaagctatacttaggtttgggtctgttcatcacatcattcttctaatgatatgacctccttaataaatgacaacacatgtctatggttagaaaaccttaaccatcttttaatcaacaagctaatctagtagaggcgtattagggacacggtatttgtttatttatccacacatgtatttagtttcctgtcaatacaattatagcatggaaaataaacatttatcaagaacaagaaaatatgataataacaaatttattattgcctatagggcatatttccaacattATGCGATGAGGAGCCTGCAGCGCATCACGCCAGGTGCCGGTGTGCTTATTAGGTTGGAGACACTGAGGCCAGCAGAGGAGGCGTGGAACGGGGAGGAGGGTGTAGCAAGGGGAGGATGGAGGCGCGGCAGTTGAAGGCTGGCGGCTAGGCCTGGCTAACGAGCATGCTCGACTCGTTAAGAGCTTGGCTCGTTATGCTCGTTAACCTTAACGAACATCACAGCTTgttcggctcggttcgttTACTCctcgcgagcgctcgttaagctcgttagcgttgaaaaaaaatggacaGCATCTATGCAGAAAAAATGACAAGCAAAGCATGTGTACATCATTATATAATAAGTCCATAACAAATAAGACTAATAACCATTACAGGCTACAACACAAATACTCATAAGACTAGCAGCCATTACACAGCTTCGGTGTCCTCATACAGTACAATACAGAAGCACTAATAAGACTAATATTAGTTTGACGAGAGTACGAGACAAGGAGACTGGAGACCCGACTGACCTAACGAGTCTTGGGCTTGGGCCGCATTCAGGCAGTTGGACTGTTCGGGAGGGTGTGCTAGGCCTAACAAGTCATGGGTACCGTTTTTGGTTCGACCGCTAGACACCAGATAATGAGCTAAAGAGCCGCTCGGCTCGTTAAGCTCTTTGGTGTTAACGAGTTCCAGGAGGTGCTCTACTCGGTTCTTTAGTGTAATGAGCCGAGTACCAAATGAGTCGAGCTACTCTCCAAGTACCGAGTAAAATGTCCAGGCCTACTGGCGGCTCTACGTCCCTGGAGGCCTGGAGACGGGGAGTGCTTGCCCGCTCGATATCGAGAGGCCGGCCAGGCTGGACTATCTGGGGACGCCCTGACGCCAACTCGAGCTGCGCGACTCAAACAAACCGTTTTTTATGTCCAGTTTGGTCGTGGGCCAAACGATCGCCCACCTCCCCAACGCTGCGACCCAGCGCCCAGATTTCAAATGCCTCCATGTGCACAAGCCgattcgctaaaaaaaaagtgcacaAGCCGATCTCCTGTTTATTGGCAGGCTGGCAGCCGGCAACAATTGAAGCCAATCGATGGCCAAATTAGCAAGCAAGTCAACATATCAATGTTTAGACATCACCTGCAGACAAGCATAGTTCATTAAAAAAACCCGGCTTTGGAACCAAATGAGGGCGATCAATTAGATGGCGAGGCCGCATCTCGATCCTACGAGGGCGCATCTCGATCTTGTATCATCTTCCTCCCGGCCTCAAACCAAGCTCGCCTCTCTGGGTCCAGGAGGCTCAAGTCGGCCGTCATGATCCTCGTCTCCTCGGCGAGAATAGCGGCCTCAGCTTCCTTGATCCTTGcaccgcgcctccgcctccgcctccgccgccaacGACCGCTGcttcccgcctcctccagagTCGGCGGTTTGTAGATCTAGAGCCGACAGGCTACGGAGCCATGGCGCcatccgccgctgctcgcctCGCCCCTgccaccgcccacatctcctCCCATCCGCCTCTCGTATGGTCTTAGAGAAGAAGACAgcacaaagaagaaaaatgaaaatgtcCCACCGACAGATGGGCCCCATATGTCAGTGTAATGGAAAAATTAAATAGGGGCTGGAATGTAGGGGTTTTTGCTGAAGATGGAATTAAAATAAGGGCTCAAAAATTTAAAGAAAAACTCTAAACAACATTTAGGTACCTTGATATAAGGGCTGACCTGAACAAGCTAGCTGAACTCAAGGACACTGATGAGGCACGCGGTGAGCGCGTTAATTTGGCATTATTGTTGCAGTGCAGGATAGACTACAGGCCTTTCCAACTCctgattgaaaaaaaaaactggatcGAGAAGGAGGTGAAAAGAAGCAGAGGGGGAATGCCTGTTCAGAGCTCCAGGACGAACATGGTAGAGAAGTTACTCCAGCTTCAGTAGCGGTTTCTTTGTGTGCTGGAGAAGTTGGGTCTGCAGGTCTTCCTTCAGTTTGTTGTCAGAGCAGCCCTTGAGAACGACTTCCTTGAGTTCAGCTAGCTTGTTCAGGTCAGAGAACTTCAGTGAAGACCCATTGCAGCAGTCAACCTTCAGCTGCTCAAGATTTTGCATCGTCTCTGATCCAAAATTCACTTTTAAGCTGGAGCTGCAAGCAATCTCGAGGATCCTGACCTTTTGATAAGTCCGCAGCTCTCGTCCTTCCTGTTTCACACAAAAATCGAGTGTACCTTCTTTGAACTGCTTGACACGAAGGGTACATAGTTTTGGAAGGGCTCCAAGGACGGCTATGTCATCTTTGCTTAATTTGTCCATCTCCAATTCCAATTTGGTTAACTTAACTTCCTTTAAGGCATCTTGGCTATCTTGTTTGATCCCCCCTGGCAACTTGTCTACGAGCCCGTATAGCTTGAGGCTCTGCACATTCTTCAGAGGCAGGGAGATGCCATCCAAACAATTTTCACTGTCCTTGTCAAGCCACACCGACAAAGATTCCAAATGGCTATGGCTCGAGATTGCGGAGCGAAACTCATCTCTGTTTTTCCTGTTGATGCCGGACACTCCGAGCTTGCGCAGTTGGGTGAGCTTCTTGAGCTCTTTCAGGATGGCCTTCCCCCCTGAAGCACTGATGTTGACAACACCAAGGGTGTGTAGTGCTGTCAGTTTCCCAATCCCTCCGGGCACCTCGACACCAACTTGGTGACCAGGTCTGCATAACTTGGACAACATGGATACCGGAAGACATGGTGTTGATGGTTCCTCTGATGTGGTGGTGTTACCAGCACGAATGTACTGCAGCTTCTCTAAATTGGTGATGTTCGATGGTAAGCTGACTATGGAGGTGTGCCTGACATCCAGGCTTTGGAGCTGCCTCAGATCACCTACAGAACTAGGCAGATGGCTTATCTCATGGCATCCTCGTATGGAGAGGGACTTGAGGCGAGGAAGTAGCTTCACAATCCGGTGAAGATCATCATCCAGCACATCTTTTGCATTCTCAAGATCAAGCACCCGAAGTATCTTCATAGTGTCAGAAATGAAGAATGATTTCCACTCCCCGAATACTGTCATTGACCTTAGCCGCGAGAAGTCGATGCTATTAAACACAATCATGTCTCTGTCCCAGCTTTCCAATATAATGAGGTGACGACCAGTGCGTTGGGTCGTCAGGCAGCAGCTGCCCCCCAGCTCAAAGACGAGGTTCTCTTCCATTCGCCGCGAAACAATGTACTCACGGACAAAACCATTGACTTGGCACAAGGCCATTCTTGTGTCATTGAGGTTGGTGGTTACCGACTGTGGTGGCTGCTGAATTATGCTAAGATCGAGGAGACTGGAGAAATAATCCTCCCCGTTATCCTCGGCAGATTTCTTGTCACAGTCTCTGGCGTAACCCTCGGCGATCCACCGCCTCACGAGACGCCTCCGACGAATTCTGTGGTCCAGAGGAAATATTGATAGGTAGAAGATGCATGGCTTGAGGAAATCCTGGCAATCGCGGAAGTAGGATTGCATCCAGACTAATAGACCCCTCAAACTATCAAATTCTGGGTTGTTTTCCAGCTCGTGCATAAATCTGAGATTTAAAGAACTTGCAGTTTCCATTAGTGTAACCGTCTTCGCTGCCAATAAGCGAGCTATGGCAACTATTACTTTGGGAAGTCCACCACACTTAAGAATCAGTTCTTTCAGCTCCTTGTCTTTGGAGTTTAAAGGGCATGTCTTATTATTCCGATGTACCTATTGTTCACGCAATTGAGGAAACATCTTCAGTTAGTACGGCAAACACCAATTACATTGGATTTTAATGCTTCTGGTTCAAAATATGAAGTAAAGCGGCAGGCAAAGAGATGTGAAATGCATGCATCAGCTCAGCAGAGTAATAGGAAAATAAATGAATATTCATCATAAATTGCTAACTTGTGATTGCCAAAATGCCAGGGAAATAGACTGGAGATGTAAAGAAAGAGATCGAGTTTCTGAAAAACCGCACCTCCATTTCGAAGAGGTCAAATGCTGCATCCGCTTCTAGACCTTTGACATTAAGCACAAGCTCTTCATTATCTGCACAATGTGTAGCGATTTTTGCTTCACTTGTGATGACAACAATGACGCTTTTGGAATGTCTGGATACCAATTCAGACTTTATCAAGTCCCAGTCCTCAGTTGACCGCAGATCATCAATGACGACAAGGCACTGATATTTTTTGAGAAGCTTACAACACTCATGGATTGGGTTTTTGCTACTCATTGCGCCATGGTATGCAGTGTCCTTGGCTTGAAGTGATTCTGAACGAAAATCCCAAAGCAAGCTCCGACAGAAGTCCCTAAGATTGAACGGCTGGGTTACTTCCACCCAACTGTATTTGTTAAATAATTGGTCCTTCTGGCACATGTTCTGGCAGTAGAAGTTCTTAACAAGAGCTGATTTCCCAACTCCTGCAATCCCCCACACGGACATGACATTCCACGCTTCGAAACGGGCCTTAGCTGCGCATGCGTGAAGTTTGTTCATCTGTAACTCTCGTCCAACAAGGGGGAGACTCTTCATCCAACCTTCAGCTGCTTTTGACTTGGAGCTGAGGATTTTTGTGTAGAAGGAAAGGTCACAGCTGCCACCTGCTTTGCTCAAGTCACAGCTGCCACCTGCTTTGCTCAACTCATGCGACACTGATATCTCATTGTTGCTGGTGCACGCCATGTCTGTCTCGTCGACTTGATCGTCGTCTTCTTGAGAACCCTGGAAAATAAGAAATGGtcaaagagagaggaggaaacATGGGAACGCTACACTTTTTGAAGAGAGACAGGAAATGTATATGCCTGAGCCCCTCTGACTAGGACAATGAGAAAAGTGTGTTTGTCAATTCGGTTCAAACATCTGAAACAATGAATTGGCATCATTTAATAATACGTTAATTTCTTTTACATAACGTCTCCAGTGCAAAAATGATGTCAAACGAAATGCACCTGAATACAAAGTTCAATGGTATTATTAACTTAATCGTTGATCAAACATAAATCTTGAAATAATGGTCTTGTTCGGTTCAGAACCCAAGGTTTTACATTTCAACATGATTATTTGTCCAGTCCCAATCTCTTCCAAGATGAATTGGAATAGTCCAGTACCGCGTTTTGACTAGAGAAATCTAGGAGCTcatgttacttttttttaacgaTGGTATAGTTCTTAATATAGGCAGAAATAGAAAAGTGCACTCCTGGAAGgacaaagggaaaaaaattccTTATGTGCATGTTTTCTTAGATCAAAACAATACACCAGATCAAAGAACTGAAAATGAATTGAAGCTTCTACCGTAGTATTCCTTTTCTAATTTCTAAATATACTTGATAGAGCAAGATGCTTTCCTAAATAACCCCATTTCCTAACATATGCTCTGTGAAATACCATAGTattccttttttcaaaaaaaggtTTCTCAAATATTGTGGCTCCTTGGTATTTACTCAATAAGCTTCTCCATTTTCCAGTCTTAATATATGAATGCAGTATTAGATTCGTAAGGTGAGAATGGTaccattattatttttaggcTCACTTATAATTAGAGAAAACAGGCTCAGATAGCGTAAAACAAATTTGCTCTGCTTTACTTATCAATATATAAGGGTATTATTGAGATTGGTCAGATACAAATTACATAATCAGATTGATTGCAACAAATTTCTCTAATTTACTATTATGATGATATAAAAATAATTCTCAAAATCACATTTAGATGAGTATATGTGTAAGAACTAAGAAGCGATGTAGGCGTGCCTTGCAGTAGACAATGTTTATTTCTGAAACAATGAGTAAATGAAAATTAAGAGAGCAAACAGAAGGTAACAACGATGTTTCAGGCTTTAATACCTCCTTGAAGAAGGCACAAACAGAGTGCTTAGAAGAGAACTGCTTCAGCTCCAAAACCTGGTAAGCATGTCCGATGCACAAGCTCGCTATCTCGAACTGCTGTGTGGACACGATGATCCAGCTGCCATTATTCCTGTCAGGAAGGAACGATCTGATAGTGTCCCACTCTGCAATAGTGCAAACGTCTTCCAAAACGACGAGGTACTTCATCGTCTTGACTTGCTCCTCAAACTCCTTTAGGAGTTGGTCTTGACTGGAGTCCATCTTCCTTAGCACTTCTACCCCGATGATTGCATCCGGTTGTTTGCAAGAATTTGCGTGGAACTGCGCCATGAGGGACCGGATGAACTGGAGGGGATCGAAAGGGTGCATGATTTTGACCCAGGCGCGGCGTTTGAAAGCCGGGTGGATCTCCGGGTCGTTGTAGGCCTTCCGGATTAGAGAAGCCGCCCCGAGATCCCCGGCCGTTCCCCACACCGAGATGACCTGCAGCTCAAGGCCGTCGTCTTTCTTGGTGAGGAACTGGGTCAGATCTCCAATCCCTTGCTGCCTCTTGGACGCGTCCCTCGCCTCGATTAGCAAGCtaaacgccgccgccgccccgccgccgcccgctgccgccgccgcggaagcCTTGGGCTTCTTGGCGGGCTTGGACCCGGAGTCGCTGATGAGGCTGTATCTCGCGTTCCGGGCGCTGACGTCCTCGACGCGGGCCTTGAGGTGCTCGAGCTCACCGACGGCCTCGTCGAGctgggacgcggcggcgcgggggaggaaggaggggggGAGCAGGCGGCGCCACCAGAGGGAGCGCTTGTCGAGGTGGACGACGAACTCGACGCAGTCCTCGACGTCGTAGGCGAGCTCCCGGATCTGGCGCACCCAGGTGCGCACCACGGGGTTGCCGagccgctccgcgtcggccacgTTGAGGAAGGACTGCATCATCTGGAACTCCCCCGTGATGAACACCAGGTCCCGCTGCGCGCTCTGCCGGagcttggcctcttcctcgatCGCCGATTGGGCTTTCGTCAGCGCCCCCTCCACCACCGACTTCGCCAGCCCCACCACCAGGTCCGCCATTGCTCTTCTCtctctgtttgtttgttgagtgCTCGAAATTTGGGAGATTGTTTGAAGCTGCGCGGAAAAAAGCGGTGAAATGGGTTGGGAGCCAAGTAAGCATGGGAATCATTGAGATGATGTGGAAGTCATTGGACTTGGGCTCTTGGCTCATCGAAATCGTAAATAGTAAAGTTCATTTTTCAACCCTGTTTTTTAAGCGGTCGCATCAAAACCTGACCCTAAATCTCTGAAATTGGCACCCCGTGCTCTTTAATCCCGGTCCATAAattctaaaacatgtttttcaAACAGGGATTGCTTATGTAGCGTTGGATGGGTCCACACGTAAATGACACAAATACCTTCTTTCTCTTTGctggtcttcttccccaatccCGACgctccttaaaaaaaaatctgcacgcTGCCCTGTCCCGCTCGTCAATGCCCGATGCTTCCTGTCCTCCTCGGCCGTTGGAGCGACCCCGcgctccccttcttcctcgtctACGGCAAGCCCGAgccacgccgtcgccgttgCATCGAATCGGCACTGCTCCGCCTTGACCCTGACCACTGCGTCCCTTTCGAGCCCCTCGTGAgcatctctatct carries:
- the LOC100845220 gene encoding disease resistance protein RPP13 yields the protein MADLVVGLAKSVVEGALTKAQSAIEEEAKLRQSAQRDLVFITGEFQMMQSFLNVADAERLGNPVVRTWVRQIRELAYDVEDCVEFVVHLDKRSLWWRRLLPPSFLPRAAASQLDEAVGELEHLKARVEDVSARNARYSLISDSGSKPAKKPKASAAAAAGGGGAAAAFSLLIEARDASKRQQGIGDLTQFLTKKDDGLELQVISVWGTAGDLGAASLIRKAYNDPEIHPAFKRRAWVKIMHPFDPLQFIRSLMAQFHANSCKQPDAIIGVEVLRKMDSSQDQLLKEFEEQVKTMKYLVVLEDVCTIAEWDTIRSFLPDRNNGSWIIVSTQQFEIASLCIGHAYQVLELKQFSSKHSVCAFFKEGSQEDDDQVDETDMACTSNNEISVSHELSKAGGSCDLSKAGGSCDLSFYTKILSSKSKAAEGWMKSLPLVGRELQMNKLHACAAKARFEAWNVMSVWGIAGVGKSALVKNFYCQNMCQKDQLFNKYSWVEVTQPFNLRDFCRSLLWDFRSESLQAKDTAYHGAMSSKNPIHECCKLLKKYQCLVVIDDLRSTEDWDLIKSELVSRHSKSVIVVITSEAKIATHCADNEELVLNVKGLEADAAFDLFEMEVHRNNKTCPLNSKDKELKELILKCGGLPKVIVAIARLLAAKTVTLMETASSLNLRFMHELENNPEFDSLRGLLVWMQSYFRDCQDFLKPCIFYLSIFPLDHRIRRRRLVRRWIAEGYARDCDKKSAEDNGEDYFSSLLDLSIIQQPPQSVTTNLNDTRMALCQVNGFVREYIVSRRMEENLVFELGGSCCLTTQRTGRHLIILESWDRDMIVFNSIDFSRLRSMTVFGEWKSFFISDTMKILRVLDLENAKDVLDDDLHRIVKLLPRLKSLSIRGCHEISHLPSSVGDLRQLQSLDVRHTSIVSLPSNITNLEKLQYIRAGNTTTSEEPSTPCLPVSMLSKLCRPGHQVGVEVPGGIGKLTALHTLGVVNISASGGKAILKELKKLTQLRKLGVSGINRKNRDEFRSAISSHSHLESLSVWLDKDSENCLDGISLPLKNVQSLKLYGLVDKLPGGIKQDSQDALKEVKLTKLELEMDKLSKDDIAVLGALPKLCTLRVKQFKEGTLDFCVKQEGRELRTYQKVRILEIACSSSLKVNFGSETMQNLEQLKVDCCNGSSLKFSDLNKLAELKEVVLKGCSDNKLKEDLQTQLLQHTKKPLLKLE